In Lactococcus paracarnosus, a genomic segment contains:
- the ilvN gene encoding acetolactate synthase small subunit produces the protein MRRMLTAKLNNSTGVLNRFTGVLSRRQVNIESISVGHAEAPHISRITVIIDVDNMDEVEQIIKQLNRQVDVLRVRDITDVPHIEREVLLVKVSAPATIRAELFAMIQPFRASIVDVAPKTVTIQLTGGYDKIEALLRVIKPYGIKNIARTGVTGFTRD, from the coding sequence ATGCGTAGAATGTTAACAGCAAAACTTAATAACTCGACAGGTGTTCTAAATCGGTTTACGGGTGTTTTATCAAGACGTCAAGTCAACATTGAAAGCATTTCTGTAGGTCATGCAGAAGCACCTCATATTTCTCGTATCACAGTGATTATCGATGTTGATAACATGGATGAAGTAGAACAAATCATTAAGCAATTAAACAGACAAGTTGATGTGTTACGTGTGAGAGATATCACAGATGTCCCACATATTGAACGAGAAGTGTTGCTTGTCAAAGTGTCAGCACCTGCAACAATTCGTGCTGAGTTATTTGCCATGATTCAACCTTTTCGTGCCAGTATTGTCGATGTAGCACCTAAGACGGTGACTATCCAACTGACGGGAGGTTATGACAAGATTGAAGCCCTTTTACGTGTCATTAAGCCATATGGCATAAAAAATATTGCCAGAACTGGTGTGACAGGATTTACTCGGGATTAA
- a CDS encoding glycosyltransferase family 2 protein codes for MKTLAIIVPCFNEAAVLDTFIKTVNQKTELLPLNKKFILVNDGSSDDTLLTIKSLSETFPNIFYLSFSRNFGKEAAILAGLAACDADFFTIMDADLQDPPELLLDMYATMLANQYDVVGCRRVSRKGEPVVRSMLSKAFYWLINRLSHTNIPSGVRDFRLMTNQVVKEVITLPEYNRFSKGLFAWIGFKTTYLPYDNIQRQAGKSSWRFWQLIGYATDGIINFSDAPLNFATLTGFVSFIISLILACFYTAKTLIFGDPVQGFPTLIILLLLIGGVQLFSLGIIGKYIGKIFMETKRRPVYIIKEKKLD; via the coding sequence ATGAAGACTTTAGCAATTATCGTGCCTTGTTTTAATGAAGCAGCTGTTTTAGATACCTTTATCAAAACAGTCAACCAAAAAACCGAACTGCTTCCCTTAAACAAAAAATTTATACTCGTAAATGATGGGTCATCTGATGACACCTTACTCACTATAAAATCACTATCTGAGACATTCCCTAATATTTTTTACCTCTCTTTCTCAAGAAATTTCGGGAAAGAGGCTGCGATATTAGCAGGATTAGCGGCATGTGATGCTGACTTTTTTACAATCATGGACGCTGATTTGCAAGACCCTCCTGAGTTATTACTCGACATGTATGCCACCATGCTAGCTAACCAGTATGATGTTGTTGGCTGCCGTAGAGTTTCTAGAAAAGGGGAGCCAGTTGTCAGAAGCATGTTATCAAAGGCATTTTACTGGCTGATAAACCGACTGTCTCATACCAATATCCCCAGCGGGGTTCGAGATTTTAGACTAATGACGAATCAGGTTGTTAAAGAAGTGATCACGCTACCTGAGTATAATCGTTTTTCTAAAGGCTTATTTGCTTGGATTGGCTTTAAGACAACCTATCTGCCTTACGACAATATCCAACGACAAGCAGGAAAAAGCTCTTGGCGGTTTTGGCAGTTAATCGGTTATGCGACAGATGGCATCATCAACTTTTCAGATGCACCGCTAAATTTTGCGACCTTAACCGGATTTGTTTCCTTTATCATTTCACTTATACTGGCTTGTTTTTATACAGCAAAAACACTAATATTTGGCGATCCTGTACAAGGGTTTCCAACTTTAATCATCTTGCTTTTGTTGATCGGTGGCGTGCAACTTTTTTCACTGGGTATTATCGGGAAATATATCGGGAAAATTTTTATGGAAACAAAGCGCAGACCGGTTTATATTATAAAAGAAAAAAAGCTCGACTAG
- a CDS encoding DNA-directed RNA polymerase subunit alpha, translating into MIEFEKPKITKFDEENVYGKFVIEPLERGYGTTLGNSLRRILLSSLPGAAVTSIQIDGVLHEFTTIPGVHEDVIQVILAIKGLAIKSYVETEKIIELDVTGPAVITAGDILTDSDIEIVNKDHYLFTLAEGHSVNARMTVKSGRGYVLAEENKQSDAPIGTIAVDSSYTPVNKVNYQVEPARVGEKDNFDKLSLEIFTNGTISAEDALSLSAKILTDHLSLFVNLSEVAQTADTLVDKNEVKPERALDKVIEELDLSVRSYNCLKRAGINTVADLADMSEPEMLKVKNLGRKSLVEVKDKLDSLGLSLKKD; encoded by the coding sequence ATGATTGAGTTTGAAAAACCAAAAATTACAAAATTTGATGAAGAAAATGTCTATGGTAAATTTGTCATAGAACCGCTTGAACGTGGTTATGGTACAACCCTTGGTAACTCATTGCGTCGTATTCTTCTTTCGTCACTTCCTGGGGCTGCTGTTACAAGCATCCAAATTGATGGTGTACTCCATGAGTTCACTACCATTCCAGGCGTGCATGAAGATGTGATTCAAGTAATTCTTGCCATTAAGGGACTTGCAATCAAATCATATGTTGAAACGGAAAAAATAATTGAACTTGATGTAACTGGACCTGCAGTCATAACAGCTGGAGACATCCTTACTGATAGTGATATTGAGATTGTTAATAAAGATCATTACCTATTTACACTTGCAGAAGGTCACTCAGTGAACGCACGCATGACAGTAAAATCAGGCCGTGGTTATGTTCTTGCAGAAGAAAATAAACAATCTGACGCCCCAATCGGGACGATTGCTGTAGATTCATCTTATACACCAGTTAACAAAGTTAACTATCAAGTTGAACCAGCACGTGTTGGTGAAAAAGACAACTTTGACAAATTGTCATTGGAAATCTTTACTAACGGCACAATCTCTGCAGAAGATGCCTTGTCATTATCTGCAAAAATCTTGACTGACCATTTAAGTCTTTTTGTTAATCTATCTGAAGTAGCTCAAACTGCTGATACATTGGTTGATAAAAATGAAGTAAAACCAGAGCGTGCTTTGGATAAAGTCATCGAGGAACTTGATCTTTCTGTTCGTTCATATAACTGTTTGAAACGTGCCGGTATTAATACTGTTGCTGATCTTGCTGATATGAGTGAACCAGAAATGCTTAAAGTTAAAAACTTGGGTCGTAAATCATTGGTAGAAGTCAAGGACAAACTTGACAGCCTCGGTTTATCACTTAAGAAAGACTAA
- the gshAB gene encoding bifunctional glutamate--cysteine ligase GshA/glutathione synthetase GshB, with product MKKIVKVSGELVDNAYWQFDGDTVTITYQTDRELLAILAVISRQHVVIEDVAAPDNDFQLPGYENLELSTQNMISDAIKNGIGFHVLDETEQIIKLIYGDHVEFIKAGNITRLDSALSHALMENKIVTKDILKTAGIQVPFGYEFHQIEDAFQHFDKLPAEFVVKPKSTNYGIGITIFKETTTQADYEQAVKIAFENDEAIIVETYAHGTEYRFYVQDDAVLAVLERFPANVIGDGVQTIKSLVALKNRDIRRGEHHRTPLEKIKIGEVESLTLSLQGFTESSIPDAGICVFLRENSNVSTGGDSIDRTDEVATFYKTIAVKVAQALDVTITGVDIIISDATRASDYYVIEANQNPMMQMHLFPAVGQSRRVTESLIKLLFPEIS from the coding sequence ATGAAAAAGATAGTTAAGGTATCAGGTGAACTAGTCGATAATGCTTACTGGCAATTTGATGGTGATACTGTAACAATAACCTATCAAACTGACAGAGAGTTATTGGCTATACTCGCGGTGATTAGTCGTCAACATGTCGTTATAGAAGACGTAGCTGCACCGGATAATGATTTTCAATTACCTGGGTATGAAAATTTAGAATTGTCAACACAGAACATGATCTCAGATGCCATCAAAAATGGGATTGGCTTTCATGTGCTTGATGAAACAGAACAGATCATCAAGTTGATCTATGGCGATCATGTCGAATTCATTAAAGCTGGTAATATTACACGATTAGATAGTGCCTTATCTCATGCCCTGATGGAAAATAAGATTGTGACCAAAGACATCTTGAAAACAGCAGGGATTCAAGTACCTTTTGGGTATGAGTTTCATCAAATTGAGGATGCCTTTCAGCATTTTGACAAATTACCAGCGGAGTTTGTGGTCAAGCCTAAATCAACGAATTATGGGATTGGGATTACAATTTTTAAGGAGACCACAACACAAGCTGACTATGAACAAGCAGTAAAAATAGCTTTTGAAAATGATGAAGCCATTATTGTTGAGACCTATGCACATGGTACAGAGTATCGTTTCTACGTACAGGATGATGCTGTATTAGCTGTTTTAGAGCGTTTCCCTGCCAATGTCATTGGGGATGGTGTCCAGACGATCAAATCGCTTGTCGCGCTTAAAAACAGGGATATAAGACGTGGTGAGCATCATCGAACGCCATTAGAGAAAATAAAAATTGGTGAGGTCGAGTCGCTAACCCTAAGCTTGCAAGGATTCACTGAGTCATCCATTCCAGATGCTGGCATCTGCGTGTTTTTAAGAGAAAATTCAAATGTGTCAACTGGTGGGGATTCGATAGATAGGACAGATGAAGTCGCGACATTTTATAAGACTATCGCGGTCAAAGTTGCACAAGCCTTAGATGTGACAATTACTGGCGTCGATATCATCATCTCTGATGCGACCAGAGCTAGTGACTACTATGTGATTGAGGCCAATCAAAATCCTATGATGCAAATGCATCTATTTCCAGCGGTAGGTCAATCTCGTCGTGTGACGGAAAGTTTGATTAAGTTACTGTTTCCTGAAATCAGCTAG
- the rplQ gene encoding 50S ribosomal protein L17: protein MGYRKLGRTSDQRKAMLRDLTTDLLINEYIVTTEARAKEVRKTVEKMITLGKRGDLHARRQAAAYVRNEIAEKDFNEETETFPTALQKLFGDIAKRYEGRNGGYTRILKTEPRRGDAAAMAIIELV from the coding sequence ATGGGTTACCGTAAACTTGGACGTACATCTGATCAACGTAAAGCTATGCTTCGCGATTTGACGACTGACTTGCTTATCAACGAATACATCGTAACAACTGAAGCTCGCGCTAAAGAAGTTCGTAAAACTGTTGAAAAAATGATCACACTCGGAAAACGTGGCGATCTTCATGCACGTCGTCAAGCTGCTGCTTATGTGCGTAATGAAATCGCTGAAAAAGATTTCAACGAAGAAACTGAAACTTTCCCAACTGCACTTCAAAAACTATTTGGCGATATTGCTAAACGTTATGAAGGCCGTAATGGTGGATATACACGTATCCTTAAAACTGAACCACGCCGTGGCGATGCTGCAGCGATGGCAATTATTGAACTCGTTTAA
- the infA gene encoding translation initiation factor IF-1, translated as MAKDDVIEIEGKVIDTMPNAMFTVELENGHKILATISGKMRKNYIRILTGDRVTVEMSPYDLTRGRITYRFK; from the coding sequence GTGGCAAAAGATGACGTAATCGAAATTGAAGGCAAAGTGATTGACACAATGCCTAATGCGATGTTCACAGTTGAGCTTGAAAATGGACACAAAATATTAGCGACTATTTCAGGTAAAATGCGAAAGAATTATATCCGCATCTTAACTGGTGACCGTGTTACTGTTGAGATGTCGCCTTATGATTTGACTCGTGGACGTATTACATACCGCTTTAAGTAG
- the rpsM gene encoding 30S ribosomal protein S13 — MARIAGVDIPNDKQVVISLTYVYGIGLKTAQKVLAAAEVAENIRVKDLTTDQEDAIRREVDGLKVEGDLRREVNLNIKRLMEIGSYRGMRHRRGLPTRGQNTKNNARTRKGPAKSIAGKKK; from the coding sequence ATGGCTCGTATTGCTGGAGTTGATATTCCAAACGATAAACAAGTAGTAATTTCACTTACTTACGTTTACGGAATCGGTCTCAAAACTGCGCAAAAAGTTCTCGCTGCCGCTGAGGTTGCTGAAAATATTCGCGTTAAAGATCTTACAACTGACCAAGAAGATGCTATCCGTCGTGAGGTTGATGGACTTAAAGTCGAAGGTGACCTTCGTCGTGAAGTTAACTTAAACATCAAACGTCTCATGGAAATCGGTAGCTATCGTGGCATGCGTCATCGTCGCGGATTGCCTACTCGTGGTCAAAACACGAAGAACAACGCACGTACACGCAAAGGCCCTGCTAAATCTATCGCAGGCAAGAAAAAATAA
- the ilvD gene encoding dihydroxy-acid dehydratase, giving the protein MKFTYNGTTTEVELNKYSKTLTQDPTQPATQAMFYGIGFKDEDFDKAQVGVVSMDWDGNPCNMHLNQLGQKVKASVDATGDLIGLQFHTIGVSDGIANGTDGMRYSLVSREVIADSIETNAGGEYYDGIVGIPGCDKNMPGTIMGMARLNRPSIMVYGGTIEHGEYNGESLNIVSAFEALGEKLTGNISDEDYHGVIANAIPGQGACGGMYTANTMAAAIETLGMTLPFSSTNPAKSDDKQREAAAVGEYMKVLLARDIKPSDILTREAFEDAITVVMVLGGSTNAVLHLIAMARTVGVDLTQDDFQAISDKTPVIGDFKPSGKYMQEDFHRIGGLPALLKFLLKEGRIHGDRLTVTGKTLAENIENAVTLNFDKQDVIRPFDKPIKKTGHLQILYGNLASGGSVAKISGKEGEQFTGTARVFNGEQHFIKGIETGLLHAGDVAVIKNIGPVGAPGMPEMLKPTSALIGAGLGKTVALITDGRFSGGTHGFVVGHIVPEAVKGGVIGLVEDDDIIEIDAINNTINLKVSDEELAKRRAAYQLPEPKATRGVLAKFAKLTDDAAHGCITDF; this is encoded by the coding sequence ATGAAATTTACTTACAATGGCACAACAACAGAAGTTGAGCTGAACAAATATTCTAAAACACTCACACAAGATCCGACACAGCCAGCAACGCAGGCCATGTTCTATGGCATCGGCTTTAAAGATGAAGACTTTGATAAAGCACAAGTCGGTGTTGTCTCGATGGACTGGGATGGTAATCCTTGTAACATGCACTTGAATCAGCTTGGGCAAAAAGTAAAAGCGTCAGTGGATGCGACAGGTGACTTAATTGGCTTACAGTTTCACACGATTGGTGTGTCAGATGGGATTGCAAATGGTACTGATGGCATGCGCTATTCTCTTGTATCCCGTGAGGTCATTGCCGATTCGATTGAGACCAATGCAGGTGGTGAATACTATGACGGTATCGTCGGTATTCCCGGATGTGACAAAAATATGCCAGGTACGATCATGGGGATGGCTAGACTCAATCGCCCCTCAATTATGGTTTATGGTGGGACGATCGAGCATGGTGAGTACAATGGTGAGTCGCTTAATATCGTCTCAGCCTTTGAGGCCTTGGGTGAGAAGTTAACAGGAAATATTTCTGATGAAGACTACCACGGTGTGATTGCAAATGCCATTCCCGGACAAGGTGCCTGTGGAGGTATGTATACAGCGAATACGATGGCAGCAGCTATCGAGACACTCGGTATGACACTGCCGTTTTCATCTACTAACCCTGCTAAATCAGACGATAAGCAACGTGAAGCGGCAGCAGTAGGCGAATATATGAAGGTACTGCTTGCGCGTGACATCAAGCCCAGTGATATTTTGACACGTGAAGCCTTTGAAGATGCGATTACAGTAGTTATGGTCCTTGGTGGCTCAACAAATGCAGTCTTACATTTGATTGCCATGGCCCGGACAGTTGGTGTCGATCTAACACAGGATGATTTCCAAGCAATTTCGGATAAAACACCGGTAATTGGCGATTTCAAACCATCTGGTAAATATATGCAAGAAGATTTCCACCGGATTGGTGGCCTTCCTGCCCTCCTCAAGTTTCTCCTTAAAGAAGGCCGTATCCATGGTGATCGTCTGACTGTAACAGGTAAAACATTGGCTGAAAATATTGAAAATGCTGTGACACTTAATTTTGATAAACAAGATGTCATCAGACCTTTTGATAAACCAATCAAGAAAACAGGACATCTGCAAATTCTATATGGTAATCTCGCTTCTGGTGGGTCGGTTGCGAAAATATCTGGTAAAGAAGGCGAGCAGTTTACTGGTACTGCGCGTGTATTTAATGGTGAGCAACACTTTATCAAAGGTATAGAAACTGGCCTGCTCCATGCAGGTGATGTCGCTGTCATCAAAAATATCGGTCCAGTTGGTGCACCTGGTATGCCAGAGATGCTTAAACCAACATCGGCCTTAATTGGCGCGGGATTAGGGAAAACGGTCGCCTTGATTACAGACGGCAGATTCTCAGGTGGGACGCATGGGTTTGTCGTAGGCCATATCGTTCCTGAAGCTGTTAAAGGCGGTGTGATCGGGCTTGTGGAAGATGATGATATTATCGAGATTGATGCCATTAATAATACCATCAATCTCAAAGTCTCTGATGAAGAATTGGCAAAACGTCGTGCGGCTTATCAGTTGCCTGAACCTAAGGCGACACGTGGAGTTCTGGCTAAATTTGCTAAGCTTACAGATGATGCTGCCCATGGTTGTATCACAGATTTCTAA
- a CDS encoding acetolactate synthase large subunit yields the protein MKKIKLDKPRSGSQLVLDTLKSLGVDTIFGYPGGAVLPLYDALYDYDGIQHILARHEQGATHEAEGYAKSSGKLGVALVTSGPGATNAVTGIADANADSVPMLVFTGQVATKGIGKDAFQEADIIGITMPITKYNYQIRETEDIPRIITEAVHIATTGRPGPVVIDLPKDISAKEVTVINDTTLVLPSYQPTVEPNAMQLRKIVGVLGKKKRPLILVGGGVNYANAHDEFVAFAEKHQIPVVSSLLGLGAMPVANPLFLGMGGMHGSYAANMALAETDYLINIGSRFDDRLASKPDLFLKNATVAHIDIDPAEIGKIVKTDLPVVGDAKRALEILLDVTPPETNYGKWLAEVQDNAKRAPYSFEAEAGVNKPQEVIKLIGEITDGEAIIVTDVGQHQMWAAQWYPYKNSRQLVTSGGLGTMGFGIPAAIGAKLANPDKNVIVFVGDGGFQMTNQELAILNGYGIAIKVILFNNHSLGMVRQWQESFYEERRSQSVFDSEPDFQLLAAAYGLKHDKFLDPKTISDDLKVITENVPMVLEVGISQTEQVYPMVPAGWHNDEMLGVKFNA from the coding sequence TTGAAAAAAATAAAACTAGATAAACCAAGAAGTGGGTCGCAGCTCGTATTAGACACACTTAAATCACTTGGTGTCGATACAATTTTCGGTTATCCCGGAGGAGCAGTGCTACCGCTTTATGATGCACTTTATGATTATGATGGGATACAACATATACTTGCGCGCCATGAACAAGGTGCGACACATGAAGCAGAAGGCTATGCTAAGTCATCAGGTAAACTAGGTGTTGCACTTGTGACATCAGGGCCAGGTGCGACAAATGCGGTTACAGGGATTGCGGATGCAAATGCCGACTCAGTTCCCATGCTTGTTTTTACGGGCCAGGTTGCAACAAAAGGGATCGGGAAAGATGCCTTTCAAGAGGCAGATATCATCGGTATTACGATGCCGATTACCAAATACAATTACCAGATTCGAGAAACTGAGGATATTCCTCGTATTATCACAGAAGCAGTTCATATCGCGACAACAGGACGTCCAGGTCCAGTCGTCATTGACCTACCCAAAGATATATCTGCTAAAGAAGTGACAGTTATTAATGACACAACGCTTGTTTTACCATCTTATCAACCGACAGTTGAACCGAATGCCATGCAGCTCAGAAAAATAGTTGGTGTTCTAGGTAAGAAAAAACGCCCGCTTATTTTGGTCGGTGGCGGTGTTAACTATGCCAATGCACATGACGAATTTGTTGCATTTGCAGAAAAGCATCAAATCCCAGTCGTCTCTAGTCTACTAGGGCTGGGCGCGATGCCAGTTGCCAATCCTTTATTCCTTGGCATGGGTGGCATGCATGGGTCTTATGCGGCAAATATGGCACTCGCTGAGACAGACTACTTAATCAATATTGGGAGTCGTTTTGATGATAGACTAGCTTCTAAGCCAGATCTTTTTTTAAAAAATGCAACTGTTGCTCATATTGATATTGATCCGGCAGAAATTGGCAAAATCGTCAAAACAGATTTACCAGTTGTCGGTGATGCAAAACGTGCATTAGAAATCTTACTTGACGTCACGCCACCAGAGACTAACTATGGCAAATGGCTGGCAGAAGTTCAAGATAATGCAAAGAGAGCCCCTTATAGTTTTGAAGCTGAGGCGGGCGTCAATAAACCGCAAGAAGTGATTAAATTGATTGGTGAAATTACGGATGGAGAGGCCATTATTGTGACTGACGTTGGTCAGCATCAGATGTGGGCTGCCCAGTGGTATCCCTATAAAAATAGTCGACAACTTGTTACGAGTGGTGGTCTTGGCACGATGGGATTCGGTATTCCTGCTGCAATAGGCGCTAAACTAGCGAATCCAGATAAAAATGTGATTGTCTTCGTTGGTGATGGTGGTTTTCAAATGACAAATCAAGAGCTTGCTATCTTGAATGGCTATGGTATCGCTATTAAAGTAATCCTATTTAACAACCACTCTCTTGGTATGGTGAGACAATGGCAAGAAAGTTTCTATGAAGAACGTCGCAGCCAATCTGTTTTTGACTCAGAACCTGATTTTCAGTTGCTAGCTGCAGCCTATGGCTTGAAACATGATAAATTCTTGGATCCAAAAACAATTTCAGACGATCTTAAAGTCATTACTGAAAATGTGCCTATGGTGTTAGAAGTAGGTATTTCTCAAACGGAACAAGTTTATCCGATGGTGCCAGCAGGTTGGCATAATGATGAAATGTTGGGGGTGAAATTCAATGCGTAG
- the rpsK gene encoding 30S ribosomal protein S11 — protein MAKPTRKRRVKKNIESGVVHIHATFNNTIVMITDVHGNALAWSSAGALGFKGSKKSTPFAAQMASEAAAKSAQEHGLKTVAVTVKGPGPGRESAIRALAAAGLNVTAISDVTPVPHNGARPPKRRRV, from the coding sequence TTGGCTAAACCTACTCGTAAACGTCGTGTCAAGAAAAATATTGAATCTGGTGTTGTCCACATTCATGCTACTTTCAATAACACAATTGTGATGATTACAGACGTTCATGGTAACGCGCTTGCTTGGTCATCAGCTGGTGCCCTTGGGTTCAAAGGGTCTAAAAAATCGACTCCTTTCGCTGCTCAAATGGCATCTGAAGCTGCTGCTAAGTCTGCTCAAGAACATGGTTTGAAAACTGTTGCTGTTACTGTTAAAGGTCCTGGACCAGGTCGTGAATCTGCCATCCGTGCTCTTGCAGCCGCAGGTCTTAACGTTACAGCAATCAGCGATGTGACACCAGTACCCCATAATGGTGCTCGTCCTCCAAAACGTCGTCGTGTATAA
- the secY gene encoding preprotein translocase subunit SecY, which translates to MFFKLLVQAFKVKEVRARILFTLAILFVFRLGAHITVPGINVNNLNALSDLPFLSMLNMVSGNAMQSFSVFAMGVSPYITASIIVQLLQMDILPKFVEWGKQGEIGRRKLNQATRYISLVLAMLQSVGITAGFQAMSAQNIVNNPTWQTYLFIGAILTTGSMIVVWLGEQITDKGFGQGVSVIIFAGIIASIPGAISQVYQDKFVNIRPGEMMGSVIFVIILLIAMAAIIYITTYIQQAERKIPIQYTKLVQGAPTSSYLPLRVNPAGVIPVIFASSISTAPQTLLQLFQRSNKNIGWVETIKNALDYNTWTGMLFYAVLIGLFTFFYAFVQVNPEKMSENLQKQGSYIPSVRPGKGTEKYISRLLIRLSTVGALFLGAISIIPIVATNLFGLPKMVALGGTSLLILISTAIQGAKQLEGYMLKRQYKGFMDDPINKP; encoded by the coding sequence ATGTTTTTTAAACTCTTAGTTCAAGCATTCAAGGTAAAAGAGGTTCGTGCTCGTATCTTGTTTACACTTGCTATACTGTTCGTTTTCCGCTTAGGTGCACATATTACGGTACCTGGAATAAACGTTAATAATTTAAATGCACTAAGTGATCTACCCTTTCTATCGATGCTAAATATGGTATCAGGAAATGCCATGCAAAGCTTTTCTGTCTTTGCGATGGGGGTATCACCTTATATCACAGCATCCATCATCGTTCAACTTTTGCAAATGGATATATTACCTAAGTTTGTCGAATGGGGTAAACAAGGTGAAATTGGTCGCCGTAAACTGAATCAAGCAACACGGTATATCTCACTTGTTTTGGCCATGCTTCAGTCCGTTGGGATTACAGCAGGTTTCCAAGCAATGAGTGCCCAAAACATCGTCAATAATCCAACCTGGCAGACTTACCTATTTATAGGTGCAATTCTGACAACAGGATCAATGATTGTTGTGTGGCTCGGTGAGCAGATTACGGATAAGGGATTTGGCCAAGGGGTTTCAGTTATTATCTTTGCTGGTATTATCGCATCTATACCTGGTGCGATTAGTCAGGTTTATCAAGATAAATTTGTCAATATACGTCCTGGAGAAATGATGGGATCAGTTATCTTTGTCATCATTCTTTTGATTGCGATGGCTGCTATCATCTATATCACGACCTATATTCAACAAGCTGAACGAAAAATTCCAATCCAATATACCAAACTGGTTCAAGGTGCACCAACGAGTTCTTACTTGCCATTGCGGGTCAATCCTGCAGGTGTGATTCCAGTCATTTTTGCAAGCTCGATATCGACAGCCCCTCAAACACTTTTACAGCTTTTCCAACGTTCAAACAAAAATATTGGGTGGGTAGAAACGATCAAGAATGCGCTAGATTATAATACCTGGACAGGTATGTTATTCTATGCTGTACTGATAGGTCTGTTCACTTTCTTCTACGCATTCGTTCAAGTTAATCCTGAAAAAATGTCAGAAAACCTCCAAAAGCAAGGGTCTTATATTCCTTCTGTTCGTCCTGGAAAAGGAACTGAAAAATATATTTCACGCTTACTCATACGTTTATCTACGGTTGGTGCCCTATTCTTAGGTGCAATCTCTATCATCCCGATCGTTGCAACTAATCTCTTTGGCTTGCCAAAGATGGTAGCACTTGGTGGTACCAGTTTACTTATCTTGATATCAACTGCGATTCAAGGTGCTAAGCAATTAGAAGGCTATATGCTAAAACGTCAATACAAAGGGTTTATGGATGATCCTATCAATAAACCATAA
- the rpmJ gene encoding 50S ribosomal protein L36 has translation MKVRPSVKPMCEYCKVVRRNGRVMVICPANPKHKQRQG, from the coding sequence ATGAAAGTAAGACCATCGGTAAAACCAATGTGCGAATACTGTAAAGTTGTTCGCCGTAATGGTCGTGTTATGGTAATTTGTCCTGCCAATCCAAAACACAAACAACGTCAGGGATAG
- a CDS encoding adenylate kinase: MNLLIMGLPGAGKGTQAETIVETYGVQHISTGDMFRAAMKNETEMGKLAKSFIDKGELVPDDVTNGIVKERLAQDDIQKSGFLLDGFPRTIEQAAALDAMLVDLGIKLDAVIDIEVNPDILLDRLSGRFICRTCGATYHKLFNPTKVADTCDKCGGHDFYQREDDKPETVKNRLDINIKQGAPILEHYSKKGLVKSVDGQQDIKFVSEAIKSILG, from the coding sequence ATGAACCTACTAATTATGGGCTTACCAGGTGCTGGTAAGGGAACACAAGCAGAAACGATTGTCGAAACATATGGTGTACAACATATTTCAACTGGAGATATGTTTCGTGCAGCGATGAAAAATGAAACTGAGATGGGGAAATTAGCAAAATCTTTCATAGACAAAGGTGAGCTCGTTCCTGATGATGTGACAAACGGTATTGTCAAAGAACGTCTGGCTCAAGATGACATTCAAAAATCAGGATTTTTACTAGATGGTTTTCCACGTACGATAGAGCAAGCAGCCGCGCTGGATGCAATGCTTGTTGACTTAGGTATTAAGCTAGATGCTGTGATTGATATCGAGGTTAATCCTGATATCTTATTAGATCGCTTATCTGGTCGTTTCATTTGCCGTACATGTGGTGCAACCTATCATAAACTCTTTAACCCGACAAAAGTTGCTGATACTTGTGATAAATGTGGCGGACATGACTTCTATCAACGTGAAGATGACAAACCTGAGACTGTTAAAAATCGCTTAGATATTAACATCAAACAAGGTGCGCCAATTCTAGAACATTATAGTAAAAAAGGCTTAGTTAAATCAGTTGATGGCCAACAAGATATCAAATTTGTTTCAGAAGCAATCAAGTCAATACTTGGCTAA